In a single window of the Micromonospora inositola genome:
- a CDS encoding HNH endonuclease family protein, with protein MDRRRRRRLQHPLRSPHRRGHHQTLGGAGCALSGGRWYSYYDNTYWTITSDLDIDHMVPLAEAWDSGARNWTTSRRQSYANDLGDSRPLVAVTDNVNQAKGDQDPATWMPSYSSARLPLHPTNGSPPKSAGGSPSTPPRRTP; from the coding sequence GTGGATCGACGCCGACGGAGACGGCTGCAACACCCGCTACGAAGTCCTCATCGCCGAGGCCACCACCAAACCCTCGGTGGCGCCGGCTGCGCCCTGTCCGGCGGCCGCTGGTACTCCTACTACGACAACACCTACTGGACCATCACCAGCGACCTCGACATCGACCACATGGTTCCCCTTGCCGAAGCGTGGGATTCCGGCGCCCGCAACTGGACCACCAGCCGCCGCCAGTCCTACGCCAACGACCTCGGCGACTCCCGCCCCCTGGTCGCCGTCACCGACAACGTCAACCAGGCCAAGGGCGACCAGGACCCCGCCACCTGGATGCCCTCCTACAGCTCGGCCCGCTTGCCGCTACATCCAACGAATGGGTCGCCACCAAAATCCGCTGGCGGCTCACCGTCGACACCGCCGAGAAGAACGCCCTGA